From the Ruminiclostridium josui JCM 17888 genome, one window contains:
- a CDS encoding Pr6Pr family membrane protein gives MYIHNRLLALLFRILFLFGCGIGLYLNSGIPSGKFASYMLIFYTIQSNALCFVFFSILAVKNLIDIKTKGIKGSTSVFPHLKGAVTMTISMTFIIYHFVLVPLYTSHDVNYSVLNWQNILVHYFVPIMTVLDWLLFDKKQNFRWFDPMLWISIPISYFIFLIVRARIGGMIAIVQSKYPYFFVDVDILGWINVLKYAGVFILGFLVLGYAIYLVDKISIENIKFNFIKPTSYFTNNL, from the coding sequence ATGTATATTCATAATCGATTGCTCGCATTACTTTTTAGAATTTTGTTTTTGTTTGGTTGTGGAATAGGTTTATACTTGAACTCTGGAATTCCCAGTGGAAAGTTTGCATCCTACATGCTTATTTTCTATACGATACAGAGTAATGCCTTGTGTTTCGTGTTCTTTTCCATTTTGGCAGTAAAAAATCTGATTGATATCAAAACTAAGGGTATTAAAGGTTCTACCAGCGTCTTTCCCCACTTAAAGGGTGCAGTTACCATGACAATCTCAATGACATTTATTATTTATCACTTCGTACTGGTTCCTTTGTATACTTCTCATGATGTAAACTATAGCGTACTTAACTGGCAAAATATTCTGGTACATTATTTTGTTCCTATAATGACAGTTTTGGACTGGCTGTTATTTGACAAAAAACAAAATTTCAGGTGGTTTGATCCCATGCTTTGGATTTCTATTCCAATCTCTTATTTCATATTTCTTATTGTAAGAGCAAGAATAGGCGGAATGATTGCAATAGTTCAAAGCAAATATCCTTATTTCTTTGTTGACGTTGACATTCTCGGATGGATTAATGTGTTAAAATATGCAGGCGTTTTTATTCTGGGATTTCTTGTTTTAGGATATGCTATTTATTTAGTTGACAAAATCTCCATCGAAAATATCAAATTTAATTTTATAAAACCAACTAGCTATTTTACAAATAACCTATAA